Proteins encoded by one window of Dietzia sp. B32:
- a CDS encoding peptide chain release factor 3 produces MTETAEDTGTGGHATSAYAGADVSSEVARRRTFAVIAHPDAGKSTLTEALALHARVITEAGAVHGKSGRRSTVSDWMEMEKARGISVSSTALQFTYAPEGSDPGDDPYVINLVDTPGHADFSEDTYRVLTAVDAAVMLIDAAKGLEPQTLKLFQVCKHNGLPIITVINKWDRPGQAPLELLDEITEQIGLVPTPLFMPVGIAGDYRGLLRRGPDGAPEEYVHFTRTAGGSTIAPEELYDPATAAEREGEVWETAVEESELLSAMGQDHDQELYLAGETSPVIFASAMLNFGVHQILDALVELAPPPREWPTVSGEPRTTSEPFSAMVFKVQAGMDAAHRDRLAFMRVVSGEFERGMVVQHAQTGKPFTTKYALTVFGRDRTTVETAYPGDVVGLVNATALAPGDTLYSGKKVQFPPIPQFAPEHFAVVRAQSLGKYKQFRKAIDQLAAEGVVQILRNDTRGDANPVMAAVGPMQFEVVTARMKAEFNVEVVVDNLPYTIARRTDAESADELGRQRGVEVFQRTDGELLALFGDKWRLQYISKEMEHLTIEPLVADTN; encoded by the coding sequence GTGACCGAGACCGCCGAGGACACCGGAACGGGCGGGCACGCCACGAGTGCGTATGCCGGCGCGGACGTCAGCTCCGAAGTCGCGCGCCGCCGGACGTTCGCGGTGATCGCGCATCCGGACGCCGGCAAGTCCACGCTCACGGAGGCGCTCGCGCTGCACGCCCGGGTGATCACCGAGGCCGGCGCGGTCCACGGCAAGTCGGGCCGCCGCTCCACCGTGTCGGACTGGATGGAGATGGAGAAGGCCCGCGGTATCTCCGTCAGCTCCACGGCACTGCAGTTCACCTACGCACCGGAGGGATCGGACCCGGGCGACGACCCGTACGTCATCAACCTGGTCGACACCCCCGGCCACGCCGACTTCTCCGAGGACACCTACCGCGTCCTCACCGCCGTCGACGCGGCGGTCATGCTCATCGACGCCGCCAAGGGCCTCGAGCCGCAGACCCTCAAACTGTTCCAGGTGTGCAAGCACAACGGCCTGCCGATCATCACGGTGATCAACAAGTGGGACCGGCCCGGCCAGGCCCCGCTCGAGCTGCTCGACGAAATCACGGAGCAGATCGGCCTCGTCCCCACCCCGCTGTTCATGCCCGTGGGAATCGCGGGCGACTACCGGGGCCTGCTGCGTCGCGGACCGGACGGTGCTCCCGAGGAGTACGTGCACTTCACCCGCACCGCCGGCGGCTCGACCATCGCACCGGAGGAGCTCTACGACCCCGCCACCGCCGCCGAGCGCGAGGGCGAGGTCTGGGAGACCGCCGTCGAGGAGTCCGAGCTGCTCTCGGCGATGGGTCAGGACCACGACCAGGAGCTGTACCTGGCCGGAGAGACCAGCCCGGTCATCTTCGCCTCCGCGATGCTCAACTTCGGTGTGCACCAGATCCTCGACGCGCTCGTCGAGTTGGCGCCGCCGCCGCGCGAGTGGCCGACCGTCTCGGGCGAGCCCCGCACGACCTCGGAACCGTTCTCCGCCATGGTGTTCAAGGTGCAGGCCGGCATGGACGCCGCACACCGCGACCGTCTGGCGTTCATGCGTGTCGTCTCCGGCGAGTTCGAGCGCGGCATGGTGGTCCAGCACGCTCAGACGGGCAAGCCGTTCACCACCAAGTACGCGCTGACGGTGTTCGGCCGCGACCGCACGACCGTCGAGACCGCCTACCCCGGCGACGTGGTGGGCCTGGTCAACGCCACCGCCCTCGCCCCCGGCGACACTCTCTACAGCGGCAAAAAGGTGCAGTTCCCGCCGATCCCGCAGTTCGCACCCGAGCACTTCGCCGTGGTCCGCGCGCAGTCGCTGGGCAAGTACAAGCAGTTCCGCAAAGCCATCGACCAGCTGGCCGCCGAGGGCGTGGTGCAGATCCTGCGCAACGACACCCGTGGCGACGCGAACCCGGTCATGGCCGCGGTCGGGCCCATGCAGTTCGAGGTGGTCACGGCCCGGATGAAGGCCGAGTTCAACGTCGAGGTCGTGGTGGACAACCTGCCGTACACGATCGCCCGCCGCACGGACGCCGAATCCGCCGACGAGCTCGGCCGCCAGCGCGGGGTCGAGGTCTTCCAGCGCACCGACGGTGAGCTCCTGGCCCTGTTCGGGGACAAGTGGCGGCTGCAGTACATCTCCAAGGAGATGGAGCACCTCACGATCGAGCCGCTGGTCGCCGACACCAACTGA
- a CDS encoding DUF1990 family protein, with amino-acid sequence MTRSRRFEREAHLGTGAELFRRASAALINWDMHRRAGLVVVATGPATPGRTVTLRPRTGPGAWLRLAAPCEVTEVIDRPDARGFTYRALPGHPERGWETFLVRHDPVSDAVALTVTGESAHATLLARLGAPLARVEQERITRRYLAALREQP; translated from the coding sequence GTGACGCGCTCCCGGCGGTTCGAGCGCGAGGCCCACCTGGGTACCGGAGCCGAGCTCTTCCGCCGCGCGAGTGCAGCACTGATCAACTGGGACATGCATCGACGGGCCGGCCTCGTCGTCGTCGCCACCGGACCCGCCACCCCCGGCCGCACCGTCACCCTCCGTCCGCGGACCGGCCCCGGCGCGTGGTTACGCCTGGCCGCCCCCTGCGAGGTCACGGAGGTCATCGACCGACCCGACGCACGTGGTTTCACCTACCGCGCCCTCCCGGGCCACCCCGAGCGTGGGTGGGAGACCTTCCTCGTCCGTCACGATCCCGTCTCCGACGCCGTCGCGCTGACCGTCACCGGCGAATCCGCGCACGCGACCCTGCTCGCGCGGCTGGGCGCACCCCTCGCCCGCGTCGAGCAGGAGCGGATCACCCGCCGCTACCTCGCCGCCCTCCGTGAGCAGCCCTGA
- a CDS encoding LysR family transcriptional regulator ArgP, producing the protein MNTLQLEHLRTLAAVVDLGSFEAAAAHLHITQSAVSQRIRALEESAGRILVRRERPISATDSGEIVLRTARQMLHLEESLAGELDVSASTQEHVVLAVACNSDSLATWFLDAMTEVHAAGRVVFDIRREDESLSSELLRRGEVMAAVTSQSRPVQGCRSQPLGSMRYLACASPGFVSRHLRGGSTTAALGRAPIVDFDRSDGHQNHHYRRLARREPTGPRHFIPSSHDHVRAIVAGLGWGLIPEQLATPWLVSGEIVDVSPDHHLDVPLFWQHWKLQSPDLDALTAAVLDTARTELRA; encoded by the coding sequence ATGAACACTCTCCAGCTCGAGCACCTCCGGACCCTCGCCGCCGTCGTGGACCTCGGGTCCTTCGAGGCTGCCGCAGCCCACCTGCACATCACCCAGTCCGCGGTGTCCCAGCGGATCCGCGCCCTCGAGGAGTCGGCGGGACGGATCCTCGTCCGTCGCGAGCGCCCGATCTCGGCCACCGACTCCGGCGAGATAGTCCTGCGCACCGCACGGCAGATGCTCCACCTGGAGGAGTCACTCGCCGGTGAACTCGACGTCTCCGCGTCCACCCAGGAACACGTGGTGCTGGCTGTGGCGTGCAACTCCGATTCCCTGGCGACGTGGTTCCTCGATGCCATGACCGAGGTCCACGCGGCCGGCCGGGTGGTCTTCGACATCCGCCGTGAGGACGAGTCACTGTCCAGCGAGTTGCTGCGCCGCGGAGAGGTGATGGCCGCAGTGACCAGCCAGTCCCGCCCGGTGCAGGGATGCCGGTCGCAGCCCCTGGGCTCCATGCGCTACCTGGCCTGCGCCAGCCCGGGCTTCGTCTCCCGGCATCTGAGGGGCGGCTCGACCACCGCCGCGCTCGGGCGGGCCCCCATCGTCGACTTCGACCGCAGCGACGGCCACCAGAACCACCATTACCGTCGCCTGGCCCGCCGCGAGCCCACCGGGCCACGGCACTTCATCCCCAGCTCACACGATCACGTCCGCGCGATCGTCGCGGGGCTGGGGTGGGGCCTGATCCCCGAGCAGCTGGCGACCCCGTGGCTCGTCTCCGGTGAGATCGTCGACGTCTCCCCCGATCACCACCTCGACGTCCCCCTGTTCTGGCAACACTGGAAGCTGCAGTCACCGGACCTCGACGCCCTCACCGCCGCGGTCCTCGACACGGCCCGCACCGAACTGCGGGCCTGA
- a CDS encoding LLM class F420-dependent oxidoreductase yields the protein MPADNPASPDPASSVSLRVFVEPQQGATYADQLAVARAAEDLGYEAFFRSDHYLKMGDISGLPGPTDAWLTLAALARETSTIRLGTLLTSVTFRHPGPLAISMAQVDEMSGGRLDVGLGAGWYADEHTAYGIPFPPLGERFDLLEDTLGALETFWSTPAGETVSVRGKRMEMLDSPGLPKPVQQRPPVIVGGHGKKRTPALAARFADEFNVPFADLDTVATQYRRVDEACAERGRAPGEIIRSAALVLCCGRDEAQIARRADAIGREVEELRANGAAGTPAEVVDTIGRYAEVGARRIYLQVLDMSDLDHLDLVASEVARQL from the coding sequence ATGCCAGCAGACAATCCGGCCTCGCCCGACCCCGCCTCCTCCGTCAGCCTCCGCGTCTTCGTCGAGCCCCAGCAGGGCGCGACGTACGCCGATCAGCTCGCCGTCGCCCGCGCGGCCGAGGACCTCGGCTACGAGGCCTTCTTCCGGTCGGACCACTACCTCAAGATGGGCGACATCAGTGGGCTGCCCGGCCCCACCGACGCATGGTTGACCCTCGCCGCCCTGGCCCGGGAGACCTCGACCATCCGGCTCGGCACGCTGCTCACGTCGGTGACGTTCCGCCACCCGGGCCCGCTGGCGATCTCGATGGCCCAGGTCGACGAGATGTCCGGCGGCCGCCTCGACGTGGGACTCGGCGCCGGCTGGTACGCCGACGAGCACACCGCCTACGGCATCCCCTTCCCACCGCTGGGCGAGCGGTTCGACCTGCTGGAGGACACCCTCGGGGCACTGGAGACCTTCTGGTCCACGCCCGCCGGCGAGACGGTCTCCGTCCGCGGGAAGCGCATGGAGATGCTGGACTCCCCCGGCCTTCCCAAGCCCGTGCAGCAGCGCCCGCCGGTGATCGTCGGTGGTCACGGCAAGAAGCGGACCCCGGCGCTGGCCGCCCGGTTCGCCGACGAGTTCAACGTGCCGTTCGCCGACCTCGACACCGTGGCGACGCAGTACCGTCGCGTCGACGAGGCGTGCGCCGAGCGCGGCCGGGCCCCCGGGGAGATCATCCGTTCCGCCGCCCTCGTGCTGTGCTGTGGACGCGACGAGGCGCAGATCGCCCGGCGCGCGGACGCCATCGGCCGCGAGGTGGAAGAGCTGCGGGCCAACGGCGCCGCCGGAACTCCTGCGGAGGTCGTGGACACGATCGGCCGGTACGCGGAGGTCGGGGCGCGGCGCATCTACCTGCAGGTGCTCGACATGTCCGACCTCGACCACCTCGATCTGGTCGCCTCCGAGGTGGCGCGCCAGCTCTGA
- the pth gene encoding aminoacyl-tRNA hydrolase — MGAVTTAETPGPTLIVGLANPGPDYEGTRHNIGWDVLQELASRALPMPATFSSHKRTNCEIAQTRLADTPVVLARPRSYMNLSGGPVAAVAKYFSVKPTDIIVIHDEIDIDFGQVRLKRDGGEGGHNGLRSMSGSLGTRDYIRVRTGVGRPPGRMAVADFVLKRFSKLEQPDVPFLIQDAADAVELLLKHGLETAQNQVHSA; from the coding sequence ATGGGCGCCGTGACTACCGCTGAGACGCCCGGCCCCACCCTCATCGTGGGCCTGGCCAACCCCGGCCCCGACTACGAGGGAACCCGCCACAACATCGGCTGGGACGTCCTGCAGGAGTTGGCCTCCCGCGCACTTCCGATGCCGGCGACTTTCTCCAGCCACAAGCGGACCAACTGCGAGATCGCCCAGACCCGACTCGCCGACACTCCGGTCGTCCTGGCCCGACCCCGCAGCTACATGAACCTCTCGGGGGGTCCGGTCGCCGCGGTCGCCAAGTACTTCTCGGTCAAACCCACCGACATCATCGTGATCCACGACGAGATCGACATCGACTTCGGTCAGGTCCGCCTCAAGCGCGACGGCGGCGAGGGCGGGCACAACGGCCTGCGCTCGATGTCCGGCTCGCTGGGCACCCGCGACTACATCCGCGTGCGCACCGGGGTGGGCCGCCCGCCCGGCCGGATGGCGGTGGCCGACTTCGTCCTCAAACGCTTCTCCAAGCTCGAACAGCCCGACGTGCCGTTCCTCATCCAGGACGCCGCCGACGCCGTCGAACTCCTCCTCAAGCACGGGCTGGAGACGGCACAGAACCAGGTCCACTCGGCGTGA
- the glmU gene encoding bifunctional UDP-N-acetylglucosamine diphosphorylase/glucosamine-1-phosphate N-acetyltransferase GlmU: MTTPETDRSAPEHAQTAVIVLAAGSGTRMKSATPKMLHRVCGRTMLGHALHAAAGLEPDAIVVVVGHQREQVSAAVDELSAELGVPVSTAVQEEQNGTGDAVAAGMSALPDGFSGTVLVTTSDIPLLDADTLREVVTRHDMRPRAAVTVLTSTAPDPTGYGRIVRNDDGEVLRIVEHKDASEDERAIDEVNSGIYAFDARVLRDKLGQLGTDNSQGELYLTDVIQLARRDNGLIRGHRVEDPDLVAGVNDRVQLAALAGEMNRRLCESAMRAGATIVDPSGTWLDVGVRTGRDVTILPGTHLEGATELGDGVTVGPDTTLRDTVVGEGATVVRSHAVSATIGAGAEVGPFAYLRPEADLGEHSKIGTFVEVKKSTIGAHTKVPHLTYVGDAQIGEHTNIGASSVFVNYDGVTKNRTVIGDHCRTGSDTMFVAPVTVGDGAYSGAGTVIKDDVPPGALAVSGGRQRNIDDWVIENRPDSGSAEAARRARNDSQKDGLTT; encoded by the coding sequence ATGACCACACCCGAGACCGACCGTTCAGCGCCCGAACATGCACAGACCGCGGTCATCGTCCTGGCCGCCGGATCCGGCACCCGGATGAAGAGCGCGACCCCCAAGATGCTGCACCGGGTATGCGGGCGGACGATGCTCGGCCACGCACTCCACGCCGCGGCGGGGCTCGAGCCGGACGCGATAGTCGTGGTCGTCGGTCATCAGCGCGAGCAGGTCTCGGCCGCGGTCGACGAGTTGTCGGCCGAGCTCGGTGTGCCGGTCTCCACCGCCGTGCAGGAGGAGCAGAACGGCACGGGCGACGCGGTTGCGGCCGGGATGTCGGCACTGCCCGACGGATTCTCCGGAACCGTCCTGGTGACCACCTCGGACATCCCCCTGCTCGACGCCGACACCCTGCGCGAGGTGGTGACGCGCCACGACATGCGCCCCCGCGCCGCGGTCACCGTGTTGACGTCGACGGCACCGGACCCCACGGGGTACGGCCGCATCGTGAGGAACGACGACGGCGAGGTGCTCAGGATCGTCGAGCACAAGGACGCCTCGGAGGACGAGCGGGCGATCGACGAGGTCAACTCCGGCATCTACGCCTTCGACGCCCGCGTCCTGCGGGACAAGCTCGGGCAGCTGGGCACCGACAACTCGCAGGGCGAGCTGTACCTGACCGACGTCATCCAGCTCGCCCGGCGGGACAACGGTCTCATCCGCGGTCACCGCGTCGAGGACCCCGATCTGGTCGCGGGTGTCAACGATCGCGTGCAGCTGGCGGCACTGGCCGGCGAGATGAATCGTCGCCTCTGTGAGTCGGCGATGCGGGCGGGGGCGACGATCGTCGACCCGTCCGGCACGTGGCTCGACGTGGGCGTCCGGACGGGCCGTGACGTCACGATCCTGCCGGGCACCCACCTGGAGGGCGCCACCGAACTCGGCGACGGTGTGACCGTGGGACCGGACACCACGCTCCGGGACACGGTGGTCGGCGAGGGCGCGACGGTCGTGCGTTCACATGCGGTGAGCGCCACAATCGGGGCTGGCGCGGAAGTCGGCCCGTTCGCGTACCTGCGGCCCGAGGCGGACCTGGGCGAGCACAGCAAGATCGGGACGTTCGTCGAGGTCAAGAAGTCGACGATCGGTGCCCACACCAAGGTTCCGCACCTCACCTATGTTGGCGACGCACAGATCGGCGAGCACACCAACATCGGGGCATCGAGCGTGTTCGTCAATTACGACGGCGTGACCAAGAACCGTACAGTGATCGGCGATCACTGCCGCACCGGTTCGGACACCATGTTCGTCGCGCCGGTGACCGTCGGAGACGGGGCCTACTCGGGCGCGGGTACCGTGATCAAGGATGACGTCCCTCCCGGCGCCCTCGCGGTCTCGGGTGGACGGCAGAGGAACATCGACGACTGGGTGATCGAGAACCGGCCGGATTCCGGTTCGGCGGAGGCCGCCCGTCGTGCCCGGAACGACTCCCAGAAGGACGGACTCACGACGTGA
- a CDS encoding DUF6508 domain-containing protein: MDESSTTHGVEERRAAFLHLLPVVDRLRAADGVTWAGGRRDRDGTYLVRYPTYGEDTLAVMEAFGGGVLTRHGYLDELERRGMSDGALTDLTGLAECSDEDLTRALLTWVVRTERFVDGSVAEALREGALVALLDRLRELYDL, encoded by the coding sequence ATGGACGAGAGCAGTACCACGCACGGCGTCGAGGAACGCAGGGCTGCGTTCCTGCACCTGCTCCCCGTGGTCGATCGACTGCGGGCGGCCGACGGGGTGACCTGGGCGGGCGGCCGGCGGGACAGGGACGGAACCTACCTGGTGCGGTATCCGACCTACGGCGAGGACACGCTGGCCGTGATGGAGGCGTTCGGGGGGGGAGTGCTCACCCGGCACGGGTATCTGGACGAGTTGGAGCGGCGCGGGATGTCGGACGGCGCGCTGACCGATCTCACCGGGCTGGCGGAATGTTCGGACGAGGATCTGACCCGCGCGCTGCTCACCTGGGTGGTCCGGACGGAGCGGTTCGTCGACGGCTCGGTCGCGGAGGCCCTGAGGGAGGGCGCGTTGGTGGCACTTCTCGACCGGCTCCGGGAGCTGTACGACCTGTGA
- a CDS encoding LysE/ArgO family amino acid transporter produces the protein MTTTSTLLMGVGMGLGLIAAVGAQNAYVLQRSIRGDVAMVPIVAFCVVSEAALILLGVAGVGVLIESAPAAITVMKWVGVVFLLAYGAFAASRAIRPGDGLQVNGSARVPSTLGAVAACAAFTWLNPHAYLDCVVFLGTLANQQGADLRWVFAAGAFIAGVMWFSLIGFGGKALRGLFAKPGAWRVLDGGIAVMMLVLALGLIRG, from the coding sequence GTGACCACTACCTCGACTCTTCTCATGGGCGTCGGGATGGGCCTCGGGCTCATCGCCGCCGTCGGCGCGCAGAACGCCTACGTCCTCCAGCGATCGATCCGCGGAGATGTGGCGATGGTGCCGATCGTCGCGTTCTGCGTGGTGTCCGAGGCGGCGCTCATCCTGCTCGGGGTGGCCGGGGTGGGCGTGCTCATCGAGTCCGCGCCCGCGGCGATCACCGTGATGAAGTGGGTCGGCGTCGTGTTCCTGCTGGCGTACGGGGCGTTCGCCGCCTCCCGCGCGATCCGCCCCGGTGACGGATTACAGGTCAACGGCAGCGCCCGCGTGCCGTCCACGCTCGGTGCGGTGGCGGCCTGCGCGGCCTTCACGTGGCTCAACCCGCACGCCTACCTCGACTGCGTGGTGTTCCTCGGCACGCTCGCCAACCAGCAGGGGGCCGACCTGCGCTGGGTGTTCGCGGCGGGGGCCTTCATCGCGGGCGTGATGTGGTTCTCGCTCATCGGCTTCGGGGGGAAGGCGTTGAGGGGTCTGTTCGCCAAGCCGGGAGCATGGCGGGTGCTCGACGGTGGAATCGCCGTGATGATGCTGGTGCTGGCGCTGGGTCTCATCCGCGGCTGA
- the arsC gene encoding arsenate reductase (glutaredoxin) (This arsenate reductase requires both glutathione and glutaredoxin to convert arsenate to arsenite, after which the efflux transporter formed by ArsA and ArsB can extrude the arsenite from the cell, providing resistance.) — protein MGATIYHNPRCSKSRQALELLRERGVEPTIIKYLDTPPDVEQLRTLIADAGLTVREAVRVKEAEFTELGLIDASDDELLAAMVAHPRLIERPFVVTDKGTRLARPTAAVEEIL, from the coding sequence GTGGGCGCCACCATCTACCACAATCCCCGCTGCTCCAAGTCCCGGCAGGCGCTGGAACTACTGCGCGAGCGGGGCGTGGAGCCGACGATCATCAAGTACCTCGACACTCCCCCGGACGTCGAGCAGCTGCGCACCCTCATCGCCGACGCCGGCCTGACGGTGCGGGAGGCGGTGCGCGTCAAGGAGGCCGAGTTCACCGAACTCGGACTCATCGACGCCTCCGATGATGAACTGCTCGCCGCGATGGTGGCCCACCCCCGCCTGATCGAGCGGCCTTTCGTCGTCACCGACAAGGGCACCCGCCTCGCGCGCCCCACGGCGGCGGTCGAGGAGATCCTCTGA
- a CDS encoding ribose-phosphate diphosphokinase, with product MSDWIDNQKNLMFFAGRAHPELSEQVAAELGVEVTPQTARDFANGEIFVRFEQSVRGCDAFVLQSAPAPLNKWIMEQLIMIDALKRGSAKRITAVLPFYPYARQDKKHRGREPISARLIADLLKAAGADRIITVDLHTDQIQGFFDGPVDHMHAQGQLSDYVRQHYGTDNIVVVSPDAGRVKVGEKWADALDGAPLAFVHKTRDPNVPNQVKSNRVVGDVEGKTCVLMDDMIDTGGTIAGAVKVLKDAGAGDVIIATTHGIFSDPAAERLATCGAKEVITTDTLPIPPEKRFENLTVLSIAPLLARTIHEVFENGSVTSLFNGSA from the coding sequence GTGAGCGACTGGATCGACAACCAGAAGAACCTGATGTTTTTCGCGGGGCGTGCACACCCCGAGCTCTCCGAGCAGGTCGCCGCCGAACTGGGCGTCGAGGTCACCCCGCAGACCGCGCGCGACTTCGCCAACGGCGAGATCTTCGTCCGCTTCGAGCAGTCCGTCCGTGGCTGCGACGCGTTCGTGCTGCAGAGCGCCCCGGCGCCGCTGAACAAGTGGATCATGGAGCAGCTCATCATGATCGACGCGCTCAAGCGGGGAAGCGCCAAGCGGATCACCGCCGTCCTGCCGTTCTACCCGTACGCGCGGCAGGACAAGAAGCACCGGGGCCGTGAGCCCATCTCCGCCCGTCTCATCGCGGACCTGCTCAAGGCCGCCGGCGCCGACCGCATCATCACGGTCGACCTGCACACCGATCAGATCCAGGGCTTCTTCGACGGCCCGGTCGACCACATGCACGCCCAGGGGCAGCTGTCGGACTACGTCCGTCAGCACTACGGGACGGACAACATCGTCGTGGTCTCCCCCGACGCCGGCCGCGTCAAGGTGGGCGAGAAGTGGGCCGACGCCCTCGACGGCGCCCCGCTCGCGTTCGTCCACAAGACCCGCGATCCCAACGTGCCCAACCAGGTCAAGTCCAACCGCGTGGTCGGTGACGTCGAGGGCAAGACCTGCGTCCTCATGGACGACATGATCGACACCGGTGGCACCATCGCCGGCGCCGTCAAGGTGCTCAAGGACGCCGGTGCCGGTGACGTCATCATCGCCACCACCCACGGCATCTTCTCCGATCCGGCCGCCGAGCGTCTCGCCACCTGCGGGGCCAAGGAGGTCATCACCACCGACACGCTGCCCATCCCGCCGGAGAAGCGGTTCGAGAACCTCACCGTGCTGTCCATCGCGCCGCTGCTGGCCCGGACCATCCACGAGGTGTTCGAGAACGGCTCGGTGACCAGCCTCTTCAACGGCTCCGCCTAG
- a CDS encoding 50S ribosomal protein L25/general stress protein Ctc, whose protein sequence is MAKEINNLKTSTRTEFGKGSARRARREGQVPAVLYGHHTEPRHLLLDALEFAAVLRAHGTNSLLTLDIEGEEQLALPKQIDVHPLTRIIEHTDLLVVKKGEKVVVEVYVVLTGEAAPGTLVTTDADYIEIEVEATDIPEEFELSLSGVEAGTQFTAADITLPSGATLVSDPETLLVNVIEAPSESDLESDEESAPQGEAAEDAAKAAEEA, encoded by the coding sequence ATGGCCAAGGAAATCAACAACCTCAAGACCTCCACCCGCACCGAGTTCGGCAAGGGCTCCGCCCGCCGCGCCCGTCGTGAGGGCCAGGTGCCGGCAGTGCTGTACGGCCACCACACCGAGCCCCGCCACCTCCTGCTCGACGCGCTCGAGTTCGCCGCCGTGCTCCGTGCGCACGGCACCAACTCCCTGCTCACCCTCGACATCGAGGGCGAGGAGCAGCTCGCGCTGCCCAAGCAGATCGACGTGCACCCGCTGACCCGCATCATCGAGCACACCGACCTGCTCGTGGTGAAGAAGGGCGAGAAGGTCGTCGTCGAGGTCTACGTCGTCCTCACCGGTGAGGCCGCCCCCGGCACCCTGGTCACGACGGACGCCGACTACATCGAGATCGAGGTCGAGGCGACCGACATCCCCGAGGAGTTCGAGCTCTCGCTCTCCGGTGTCGAGGCCGGCACCCAGTTCACCGCCGCGGACATCACGCTGCCCTCCGGCGCGACCCTGGTCTCCGATCCGGAGACCCTGCTGGTCAACGTCATCGAGGCGCCGTCCGAGTCCGACCTCGAGTCCGACGAGGAGTCCGCGCCCCAGGGCGAGGCTGCCGAGGACGCCGCGAAGGCCGCCGAGGAGGCCTGA
- a CDS encoding MFS transporter, which yields MRRQLADTRPLRSPDFRRLWLANIVTVIGAQLSIVAVPQQVFEITRSSAYVGLTGVFALVPLVVFGLWGGALADALDRRRLLMVTTTGLIATSLLFWAQAAAGNRNVWVVMALLSVQQAFFAVNQPTRSAIIPRIVPSDQLASASALNMTVMQFGAIVGPLSAGILIPVLGLSTMYLFTAVALLATLYAVFRLPPQPVEGERGSVGLRSVIDGFAYLATRRILLASFLVDVIAMVFGMPRALFPQIATESFGDPATGGTALGLLFAAMSVGAVAGGVFSGWIPRVRRQGLAVLVCVALWGLAMVAFGVFVAAASPGGSAWWLWLALAALAFGGAVDMVSAAFRQAILLDSATDEMRGRLQGVFIVVVAGGPRIGDVAHGVAAASVGTAVAASGGGVLVVIGVVICAVAFPAFLRYTVRSAVERGTKG from the coding sequence CTGAGGCGCCAGCTGGCGGATACCCGTCCCCTCCGGTCGCCGGATTTCCGCAGACTGTGGCTCGCGAACATCGTCACGGTAATCGGGGCGCAGCTGTCGATCGTCGCGGTGCCCCAGCAGGTCTTCGAGATCACCCGCAGCTCGGCGTATGTGGGGCTCACCGGCGTGTTCGCGCTGGTGCCCCTCGTCGTGTTCGGCCTGTGGGGCGGCGCGCTGGCCGACGCACTCGACCGGCGTCGCCTGCTGATGGTCACCACCACCGGGCTGATCGCCACCTCGCTGCTGTTCTGGGCGCAGGCCGCGGCGGGCAACCGGAACGTGTGGGTGGTGATGGCGCTGTTGTCGGTCCAGCAGGCGTTCTTCGCCGTCAACCAGCCCACCCGTTCGGCGATCATCCCGAGGATCGTCCCCTCCGATCAGCTGGCCTCCGCCTCGGCCCTGAACATGACGGTGATGCAGTTCGGGGCGATCGTCGGGCCCCTGTCCGCGGGCATCCTCATCCCGGTCCTGGGCCTGTCGACGATGTACCTGTTCACCGCGGTCGCGCTGCTCGCCACCCTGTACGCGGTGTTCCGGCTCCCCCCGCAGCCGGTCGAGGGGGAGCGGGGGTCGGTGGGGCTGAGGTCGGTGATCGACGGGTTCGCCTACCTGGCCACCCGCCGCATCCTGCTGGCCTCGTTCCTCGTGGACGTCATCGCGATGGTCTTCGGCATGCCGAGGGCGCTGTTCCCACAGATCGCCACCGAGTCGTTCGGCGACCCCGCGACGGGCGGCACCGCCCTCGGGCTGCTGTTCGCCGCGATGAGCGTGGGCGCCGTGGCCGGCGGGGTGTTCTCCGGCTGGATCCCGCGCGTGCGCAGGCAGGGCCTGGCGGTGCTGGTGTGCGTGGCGCTGTGGGGCCTGGCGATGGTGGCGTTCGGCGTGTTCGTGGCGGCGGCCTCGCCCGGCGGCTCGGCCTGGTGGCTGTGGCTCGCCCTCGCCGCGCTCGCGTTCGGCGGAGCGGTCGACATGGTCTCGGCGGCATTCCGGCAGGCCATCCTGCTGGACTCGGCCACCGATGAGATGCGCGGCCGGCTGCAGGGCGTGTTCATCGTGGTGGTGGCGGGCGGTCCGCGGATCGGCGACGTGGCCCACGGCGTGGCCGCGGCGTCTGTCGGTACGGCGGTCGCCGCGTCCGGCGGTGGCGTACTGGTGGTGATCGGCGTGGTGATCTGCGCGGTCGCCTTCCCGGCGTTCCTGCGCTACACCGTCCGCAGCGCGGTCGAGCGCGGCACGAAGGGTTAG